A part of Brassica rapa cultivar Chiifu-401-42 chromosome A05, CAAS_Brap_v3.01, whole genome shotgun sequence genomic DNA contains:
- the LOC103868836 gene encoding 14-3-3-like protein GF14 phi, whose translation MAAASSSSREEFVYLAKLAEQAERYEEMVEFMEKVAEGVELSVEERNLLSVAYKNVIGARRASWRIISSIEQKEESRGNDDHVTTIRDYRSKIESELSKICDGILKLLDSRLIPASSANGDSKVFYLKMKGDYHRYLAEFKTAQDRKDAAEHTLTAYKAAQDIATSDLPPTHPIRLGLALNFSVFYYEILNSPDRACSLAKQAFDEAIAELDTLGEESYKDSTLIMQLLRDNLTLWTSDMQDEGTEEIKEAAATKPAQEEKET comes from the exons atggcGGCAGCATCATCCTCGTCCAGGGAAGAGTTTGTATACCTAGCGAAGCTCGCGGAGCAAGCGGAGCGATATGAAGAGATGGTTGAATTCATGGAAAAAGTGGCGGAAGGCGTGGAACTCAGCGTGGAGGAACGGAACCTCCTCTCCGTGGCTTACAAAAACGTAATCGGCGCTCGTCGTGCCTCGTGGCGCATCATCTCCTCCATCGAACAGAAGGAAGAGAGCCGCGGGAACGATGACCACGTCACCACGATCCGTGACTACCGAAGCAAGATCGAGTCTGAGCTCTCCAAAATCTGCGACGGCATCCTTAAGCTGCTCGATTCAAGACTCATTCCCGCTTCTTCTGCAAACGGAGACTCCAAGGTTTTCTACCTTAAGATGAAGGGAGATTACCATAGGTACTTGGCTGAGTTTAAGACCGCTCAGGACAGGAAAGACGCCGCCGAGCATACCCTCACCGCTTACAAAGCCGCTCAGGACATTGCTACCTCTGATTTGCCTCCAACCCACCCCATCCGTCTTGGTCTGGCTTTGAACTTCTCTGTCTTTTACTACGAGATTCTCAACTCTCCCGACCGTGCTTGCAGTCTCGCTAAGCAG GCATTTGATGAAGCAATCGCTGAGTTGGATACTCTTGGCGAGGAGTCATACAAGGACAGTACTTTGATCATGCAGCTTCTCCGTGACAACCTTACCCTTTGGACTTCTGACATGCAG GACGAAGGTACAGAGGAGATCAAAGAAGCGGCAGCAACAAAGCCTGCTCAAGAAGAGAAGGAGACTTAA
- the LOC103868835 gene encoding TLC domain-containing protein 5 produces the protein MEEEYIRVINITVIGVISWGLIFILVRRIFSNYSFDFSTRIVSTLHATVAVVLATLTIQDWSCPVYPIASTSSLQQMETMAFSLSYMIYDLICSHFDQVLSIDNAVHHSVCILGFVAGLCYRKCASEMVAAIWITEISSPFLHLREILKEIGYRDTDLNLAADVCFATIFSLARMVGGPYLVYVTMAADNPILIKAMALGLQLVSAFWFYKILKMMRYKIMRRSMPNTKSD, from the exons ATGGAGGAAGAATACATAAGAGTGATAAACATAACAGTGATTGGAGTTATCTCATGGGGTTTGATTTTCATCCTCGTGCGACGAATCTTCTCAAACTACTCCTTCGACTTCAGCACTCGTATTGTCTCGACCCTTCACGCCACAGTCGCGGTCGTTTTAGCAACTCTTACGATTCAAGATTGGTCTTGTCCAGTTTATCCCATAGCTTCCACTTCATCTCTCCAGCAGATGGAAACGATGGCATTTTCTTTGTCTTACATGATCTACGATCTTATTTGCAGTCACTTTGATCAAGTCCTTAGCATTGATAATGCCGTTCATCATTCTGTCTGCATTCTTGGTTTTGTAGCTGGACTTTGCTACCGAAAG TGCGCATCCGAGATGGTTGCAGCAATTTGGATTACAGAGATCTCAAGTCCATTCCTTCACCTCAGGGAGATTCTTAAAGAGATTGGTTACAGAGACACCGATCTCAATCTTGCCGCAGAT GTGTGTTTCGCAACAATCTTCTCACTCGCGAGAATGGTGGGTGGACCTTACCTCGTTTACGTCACGATGGCTGCTGATAATCCCATCCTCATCAAG GCAATGGCGTTGGGATTACAACTCGTGAGCGCATTCTGGTTTTACAAAATACTGAAGATGATGAGATACAAAATTATGAGAAGATCGATGCCCAATACAAAATCAGATTAG